The Gracilimonas sediminicola sequence TACCGGCTGGACTCTGCTCGCACTTTTCATTCTGGGAGCAGCTCTGCGTCTTTCCCTGAAAACCTCACCAGTTCACAATTTTGCCAAAAATAAGATTACCTCGCTGGCAAACCAGCAACTCAACGGCACCTTATCCATTGGTAATATCGATGGGGATTTATGGAATGATTTTATCGTAACCTCCATCACCCTACAACAAACCGACACCCTCGCAAGTATAGACACGCTGGGCATCAGGTATAATATTTGGTCGCTGCTGAACAGCTCATTTCAGGCACAGCAAATCCGGGTCAATGGACTGAAAGCGTCAATTATTGAAGAAGCCGACACAACCTTCAATGTTCAAAACCTGGTTAAGGAAGCCGAGCCGACTCAGCCTTCTTCAGAATCGGCATTTGGTCTGTATCTGGAAAAAATCCTCGTAGAAAACAGTTCGGTTTTCGTGCGCTCGTCTTCCTACTTACCCGACTCTGCCCTGACTATTGAAAACCTGAATGCCTCAGCCGGCTTTTATTTAGACGAAGATATTTCCGGTTCCCTGTCTTCTCTTTCTTTTAAGGTGAAGGAAGGGCGGCTCCCGTCAGCCATCGCTGTTGAAACAGCCGGATCTTATCAGAATCAGGAAATAACTTTAAACCGACTGGTTGTTGAAACCGGTCGGTCGATGTTCAATGCCAGCGCCTTTGCCAACCTTCAGGATTCTACCTTTAATGCCCGGGCAGAAACAAACCCCTTCTCACTGAAAGACCTGCAAGCTTACTTACAGAATGACATTCCTGCTCAGGAATTACAATTAGGCTTAAAAGTAGGAGGCAGTGCCGACTCCCTCCATATCGAAGTGACCGCAGAAGGGGAAGGCTTTGATGAATTTCTGGCCATTACTGATCTCTCGTTTTCAGGAATCCCCACACTCAAAAAACTCGGAATAAGTGCTCAAAATATTGATGTCGGCTATTTTACCAACGATTCTGTAAAAGCGTATATTGGAGGATTTCAGGCCACCGTTGAAGGGCAGATTACGCAGAATTATCAGAATATGAATGCCACCTGGGGTTACACACTCAGCGGCATTCGCTATCAGGATTATGTGTTTGAAGAATTTTTTGGCAGCGGAACTATCGCAAATGAAGAACTACGTGCAAACTTTGAGTTAAGCGACGGGGAAGATAAAATTATTGCAAACCCATCTGTTCAACAACTTTTTGATGAGCATCCTTCATGGCAAGTGCCTGTTGTTGTTTCAAACCTGGACATTGGTTGGTGGCTGCAAAACCCTGAACTCAATGGGAAATTAAGCCTCAGAGGCCGGTTGGATGGGAAGGGATTTCAACCCTCGGAACAACCATGGACATTCCGCTTATATCCGAGTTCGTCTGCCAAGAGCCGACCTGCTTTTGTAAATAAACCCGGCAAACCAAAGCGCATGATTCCTCACGTGGGTACTGATACACTTACAATCAATGGTCAGGTAGTATCGGATTTCAATATTCAGGGTTCTGTCACCAAAGACTCTCTAAAAGCCGGAGGTTTTGTGCAGCTGATTGATAGTAAGATTTCGTTTAACAGTGCTGTTGCGGATTATCTCGGTGAGGCACCTTCTTATTCATATACAGTTAACACCTCCTCGTTTAATGCTTCAGAAATTGCCGGAGTTGAGGATTTCCCCACCAGTATCAATCTCAAGGCAACAGGTTCTGGACGTTATTTTGATCCTGAAAAGATCGAACTGCAATCCAATCTACTCATTGATTCAAGCTATGTAAACGGCGCTGCTTTCGACCGCCTCAACATCATGGCCAACCTAAACGGGGATATTCTCACTATCTCGGAAGGTGACCTTAACAGCGAGGTTATTGAAGGAACCTTTTCCGGTCGCCGTAACCTTCAGGATCAATCGGACCCAATGAATAAACTGGCGGTGGATATGAAAATCAAAAACCTCCAGCCTTTAGCATCCGTGCTTGGCATTCAGCTACTGAGTGCGCAAGGAACCGTGACCGGAAACATCACCGAAAAAGAAAACCGGCTTCAGTTTGACGGCAACGTGGACTTACAAGACTTCAAATACGATACCCTTCTGTCCGCACAATCCATTGAAGGAAACACGCTGATAGGTATTGGCGATAATTACAGCTACGATCTGACGCTCAACTTCGGTCAGCCTGCTTACTCTGACTTTGCCCTGCAAGACATTCATTTTGAAACCATTGGCATTGCCTCTCCCGACTCCATGAATGGCACTTTTATGCTGGATATTGAAAGTGACGATGCCGGTGAAATCACCCAGTCGGGAAATTACGAAATCAATCTTGAGTCACTACGCACCCACCTGATGTGGCAGAAATTTGATTTTACAACCCCTGCCCGGGTGCTTTCCCTCCAATCTCCATTCCGGCTGACTTACCAGGATGCAACCATTCAGACCGACACCCTTCACCTGCAATCGGATGGCGGCACCTATTTAACTATGGCTATCCCCTATGCTGATTCTTTGAAGCAGGAAGGCTGGATTCGCGGCCGGGATTTTGACTTTGGAGTGATCCAGGAGATTATTTTTGATGAGCGTTTGGTGGATGGCATTCTTTCTGGAAATATGCGGTTCGCAAACAGTCCTCAGGATCTATCCGGTGACGGACTCCTGACCTTCACCAATCTTGCCTACCAGGGCACCGAGGTTGATACCATGAATTTGAATTTCAGCCTGGTAGCCGAGCGGTTGAAGGCGGAGCTCGGGCTTAAAATGAATGGAGAGGAAAAAGTATCCGGACGAATGGATGTTCCGTTTGTTGCTGCCGACCCCGCCACCCTTGATGATTCCTTTTTCGAAGAACCGGTAAGCGGGCAATTTCTAATAAACCCTGTCCAACTGAGTGAATTCCAGAACCTGCTGAATGCTTTCGGTATAACCGGTACAAGCGGGATACTCTCCTTCAATGGAGAACTTTCAGGTACAGCAGGGGAACCTGACATGGAAGGAATTTTTCAACTTGCCGACCCCACGCTTTCTGGCATTAAAATTGACTCTGCCTTTGCCGAATTCCGATATCATCACCAACAAAAAAATGTAACCGCAAATGCTGAAATACGGGCACGTGGGCAGCAAGCGGCTTCTATCCGATCTGAGCTGCCGATTTCTGTGGACTTCCGGACTTTAGCTATGAATATGCCGGATGAAAATGATTCGCTTTACATCAGTATGGTTACCGATGATTTCAACTTATCGGTGTTCAATGATTTTCTGGATAAGCAGTACATGAACAAGTTGCGGGGCATGCTGAATGCAGACATCGAAATTGCCGGTACCAAGAGCACCCTCACACCTCAGGGATATCTGCGGCTTGACAAAGGGGAGCTTTCCGTGCCCATAGCCGGTATCAAGCTCACCGAAATTAAGTCTGAATTTGATTTTAATGAATCGGGCCTTCGGCTGAATCAGCTCACGGCAAGAAGTGGCAGTGGCGGATTTAACGCCAGTGGTTCCATTGACATGGAGGGCATCACCCCAACCAACCTTAATATTGATGCCAAAGCTTCCCGCTTCCGTCTGGCCAACACTTCGGATTACAATCTTACCATTGACCTGGACAGCAAGTTGTCCGGCAAACCAACCCGACCTACGGCATCCGGTGAACTTCGCATTAAAAATGGATTTGTATACCTGCAGGATTTTGGAGAAAGATCAGTTGAAACCGTTGAGCTTGAAGGGGAAGAAATCTCCTCATTCAGTGCCTATGATTCACTGTCCATTGATATGCGTTTCGTAATTGAGCGTAACTTCCTGATTCGTAACCGGCGCTACCTTGACATGGAAATTGCCATGACGGGCGAACTGGATGCACAAAAGCAGGTTGAACAGGACCTGCAACTATTTGGAACACTGAACGCGCAGCGCGGATATGTTCGCCCATTAGGCAAACAATTTACCCTTGATGAAGGAACCTTCACGTTCAGCGGTCCGGTTACAAATCCCGACTTGTTCATCAAAACCAGTTATGTTCCCCAGTCTTCCCAAAAGCAGGGTGACCCTATCATCCTATATTACATCATCGAAGGGCAAGCTGAGGATCCGGATTTCAGGTTTGAAAGTACTCCTCAAATGGAGCAGCAGGATATCGTTTGCTACACCCTCTTTAATAAGCCGTGCTATGCGTTAGAGTCGTGGCAGCAAGTGGTGAGTGGAAGCAGTGGTTCATCCCCCACCGATTTACTGGTAGATGTGCTGCTGGATGAATTTGAGGCGCTGGCTACCCAACAACTTGGAATTGATGTGGTCCAGATTGATAACTCGGGGGCAAATGGAAATCCATCGATAAAAACCGGCTGGTACCTGAATCGCCGAACGTTCTTCGCAATCGTGAATGAAATAAGTGGCGCAACCCCGGAAACCCTGTTTATCCTCGAATATCTGCTCACCAAGAATCTTGACCTCATCCTTACACAGGGCGACGACAACCGGCAAGGCATCGACATCCGCTGGCAGTATGATTATTAAGAAAGTGTTTATGTGTTTTAAGTGTTAAGGTGCTAAAGTTCGAAAGTGTTTTCACGCGAAAGTAGCGGTGTTAACACTTTCGAACTTTAACACGTCAGCACGTAAACACATTAACACTTTACCTCTCCCCGGCAGCATTCTTCGGCATTGGTTCCGCAGGCAGCACATTGTCCGTGGCCATGAACCCAGACTAACTCTGCCTCCTGCCCGCAGAATAAACACCGGCGTTTTGCTTTTTTAGGAGATTCTGTTTGGGGTGATGAAGTATTGTTATCCATTGTCTTCTGTTAATTCAGCATAGGCCACTTCGATATTCGCGCTTAGCGGAAGTCTCCATCCCGGAGCTTTGAAGTCCTCAAAACCGTTCAGGGTTTCTTTGTTCATCAGCTCTTCTTTAGTCATCCCGGCATCAATTCCCTTTTGAGTGAAATCTAAGAGAGCGGAAAGAAACTCACTCATTACTTCCAGATCTTCAGCACTTCCCGTAATTCCGAAATTTGAATTGCCATGCCCGAATATGTACATCGCATCTGACGGAAAATCATCCGCTGTTCGGTTCAGTGTGGTAATCCAGTTTGAAATGGAAGCTCCGGCTCCGCGATCAATAAAGGGATGAGCACGGTTAAACATCAAGTCACCCATGTGAGCTATATTCGCTTTCTCGAAATAAATAACTGAATCCCCACCGGTGTGCGCCGGGCCGTAGTGAGTCAGGTGAACGGTTTCATCCCCCACATCTTCCGACCATTTTTCTTCATAGGTGGTGTCCGGATAAACCTGGGCATCCAGTGCTTCCTGACCACGTGATTCCGCTGAGGCTTTTTGCAGATCCGGTACATTTTTATGAGCAACAATACGCTTCACTTTTTCTTTGAAGGCCGGATTCCCTGCTGTATGATCGCCATGATGATGCGTATTAATCAGCACATCAAAAGCTATGTCCGTCATTTCTTCCAAGCCCGAGATGCAGGTTTTGGCCGACTCAGGAAACTGAGAATCTACAATCACCACCGCATCTTCATTTACCAGCCAGCCAATGGTTCCTCCCCGGCCAACAAAAGTCCCCACATTTCTTCGAAGAGTGGTAAACGGACTTTCCTGCACGGCCGCAAAAAATTTATGGAGTGGCAATGTAGCGGCAGCTCCCATTAAGGCTGATTTCAATAAAAATTCTCGGCGTTTCATAGGCTTTGATTAGGTTGAATATAGAATGATCAGTCAACGCAATATAAAAGACAAAACATTCCGTGCAAGTTTGGAGACATTGATTCTCCAATCAGCAGCGTAATTCGTGCCAACACAGAGAGTATATTGGTCAACTCATTCAACGGCGAACATCTGCTCCACCCGCCTCATCCGCGTTCCATGCCCAAAGTCGAACAGGCTTCTAACTCATTCCGCGATAGCGGCCAGGCTTGTGATTAATAGCCAGAATGATATTCAGGGCAACCGATGCCAATACCGAAAAAGCGAGAGCTTTCCAGTCAACCACGAAAAAGGCCGCCAGGATGATGATGGTATCCGCCACCATTTGAAACTTACCAGCACTGATTTGAAAATATTCCTGCACATAAATAGACAGGATATTCAACCCACCCAAACTGGCTTTGTGCCTGAAGAGCATAAGAAGGCCACTCCCGATCAGAAAGCCTCCGAAAATAGCTGCGAACCACGGGTTAATTTCCCCGAACTCAAAGATTATTGGGATGAACTCGGTAAGAAATGAAACTCCAAATACAGCCAAAAAAGTCTTGATGGTAAATTCCCATCCCAGCTTTTTCACGGCAAGCACATAAAAGGGTAGGTTGATCACAAAGAAAACAACCCCAAAGCTGAAGTCCGTTGTGTACTGTACTAAGAACGACACCCCCGCCGTACCCCCAATCAGGAAGTTCATATGCGAAAAGATGGCGATACCGAAAGCCGCCAACAGCGAGCCAATTACAATGCCCTGAATGTCATCAAAAACAGAATGCTTCTGTGGTTCCGGTTGGTTGGGTTCGTTTAGTTCTTGTTGTTCTCTCTTACCGTCGGTCAGTGTTTTCTCTTGGTCCATTTAAGTGATTTGTTCATCCCTGATGAGCAACAGGATAGCTGCGTGCGGGACGATTAAATATTTTTCGTTTTCAAATTCAATTTCGTAGGCCTGTTTTTTCAGGAAAATGGCTAAATCTCCTTCAATAGCCTGCATGCCAATGTACTTAGTATCGGTGCTTCCTTTCCAGGTCTCCTCGATATCGGTATTCGGGATGGGATAACCCGGGCCGGTTTTTACGATGTAGCCACTTTGGATTTCTTCTTTCTCCTTTACAGAAGCCGGAAGCACCAGTCCGCTCCGGGTGTGGGTTTCCATATCTCGCGGCTTGATGAGCACCCGGTCGCCCACAACCACAAATTTCTCAATGGAGTTCAAATATTCTTGTATCATAGCTTGCTTCGAAATTTTCTGTAAAGATACGGAATTTGATGCTTTGGTAAACCGTTTGCATACATCAATTATACCCCTGATTATTCCCTTGAAACTTTCGAAGCTATTAACCCGATAAAGTCAGGTATCAACGAAGGACATTCTCTATGAACAACAAATTATGTGTGATTACCGGAGCCAATTCCGGTATTGGATTTGAAACCACCAAAGCGCTGGCAAAAAAAGGCGCCTACATTGTGATGGTTTGCCGGAATGAAGACAAAGCCGAAGAAGCCCGGCAGCAAATCGTCGATGAAACTTCAAACCCCGGAATTGATATTGTACTATGCGATTTTGCCATCCAGTCAGAAATTCGGGACGCTGCAGAGAAGATTAAAGCCGATTATGATAAAGTGGATGTGCTAATCAACAATCACGGCTTTTTGGCTTCAGACCGGGAAGAAACGGTAGACGGGCTGGAAAAGACCTTTGCAGTAAATCACATCGGCTACTTTTTGTTTACCAACCTGCTTTTGGACCACATCAAAGCCTCTGACTATGCTCGTATAATCAGTGTGGCCTCAGAAGCTCACCGCCGTGGAGAGTTTGACCCGGAAAACCTTCAGCTTTCCGAAGCATACAAACCCATTAAGGCCTATGGAAATTCTAAGTTGTTCAATATTCTGTTCACCAAAGAACTGGCCCACCGTCTGGT is a genomic window containing:
- a CDS encoding translocation/assembly module TamB domain-containing protein; this encodes MSEKNTHIMVRILKVTGWTLLALFILGAALRLSLKTSPVHNFAKNKITSLANQQLNGTLSIGNIDGDLWNDFIVTSITLQQTDTLASIDTLGIRYNIWSLLNSSFQAQQIRVNGLKASIIEEADTTFNVQNLVKEAEPTQPSSESAFGLYLEKILVENSSVFVRSSSYLPDSALTIENLNASAGFYLDEDISGSLSSLSFKVKEGRLPSAIAVETAGSYQNQEITLNRLVVETGRSMFNASAFANLQDSTFNARAETNPFSLKDLQAYLQNDIPAQELQLGLKVGGSADSLHIEVTAEGEGFDEFLAITDLSFSGIPTLKKLGISAQNIDVGYFTNDSVKAYIGGFQATVEGQITQNYQNMNATWGYTLSGIRYQDYVFEEFFGSGTIANEELRANFELSDGEDKIIANPSVQQLFDEHPSWQVPVVVSNLDIGWWLQNPELNGKLSLRGRLDGKGFQPSEQPWTFRLYPSSSAKSRPAFVNKPGKPKRMIPHVGTDTLTINGQVVSDFNIQGSVTKDSLKAGGFVQLIDSKISFNSAVADYLGEAPSYSYTVNTSSFNASEIAGVEDFPTSINLKATGSGRYFDPEKIELQSNLLIDSSYVNGAAFDRLNIMANLNGDILTISEGDLNSEVIEGTFSGRRNLQDQSDPMNKLAVDMKIKNLQPLASVLGIQLLSAQGTVTGNITEKENRLQFDGNVDLQDFKYDTLLSAQSIEGNTLIGIGDNYSYDLTLNFGQPAYSDFALQDIHFETIGIASPDSMNGTFMLDIESDDAGEITQSGNYEINLESLRTHLMWQKFDFTTPARVLSLQSPFRLTYQDATIQTDTLHLQSDGGTYLTMAIPYADSLKQEGWIRGRDFDFGVIQEIIFDERLVDGILSGNMRFANSPQDLSGDGLLTFTNLAYQGTEVDTMNLNFSLVAERLKAELGLKMNGEEKVSGRMDVPFVAADPATLDDSFFEEPVSGQFLINPVQLSEFQNLLNAFGITGTSGILSFNGELSGTAGEPDMEGIFQLADPTLSGIKIDSAFAEFRYHHQQKNVTANAEIRARGQQAASIRSELPISVDFRTLAMNMPDENDSLYISMVTDDFNLSVFNDFLDKQYMNKLRGMLNADIEIAGTKSTLTPQGYLRLDKGELSVPIAGIKLTEIKSEFDFNESGLRLNQLTARSGSGGFNASGSIDMEGITPTNLNIDAKASRFRLANTSDYNLTIDLDSKLSGKPTRPTASGELRIKNGFVYLQDFGERSVETVELEGEEISSFSAYDSLSIDMRFVIERNFLIRNRRYLDMEIAMTGELDAQKQVEQDLQLFGTLNAQRGYVRPLGKQFTLDEGTFTFSGPVTNPDLFIKTSYVPQSSQKQGDPIILYYIIEGQAEDPDFRFESTPQMEQQDIVCYTLFNKPCYALESWQQVVSGSSGSSPTDLLVDVLLDEFEALATQQLGIDVVQIDNSGANGNPSIKTGWYLNRRTFFAIVNEISGATPETLFILEYLLTKNLDLILTQGDDNRQGIDIRWQYDY
- a CDS encoding MBL fold metallo-hydrolase, giving the protein MKRREFLLKSALMGAAATLPLHKFFAAVQESPFTTLRRNVGTFVGRGGTIGWLVNEDAVVIVDSQFPESAKTCISGLEEMTDIAFDVLINTHHHGDHTAGNPAFKEKVKRIVAHKNVPDLQKASAESRGQEALDAQVYPDTTYEEKWSEDVGDETVHLTHYGPAHTGGDSVIYFEKANIAHMGDLMFNRAHPFIDRGAGASISNWITTLNRTADDFPSDAMYIFGHGNSNFGITGSAEDLEVMSEFLSALLDFTQKGIDAGMTKEELMNKETLNGFEDFKAPGWRLPLSANIEVAYAELTEDNG
- a CDS encoding YitT family protein; protein product: MDQEKTLTDGKREQQELNEPNQPEPQKHSVFDDIQGIVIGSLLAAFGIAIFSHMNFLIGGTAGVSFLVQYTTDFSFGVVFFVINLPFYVLAVKKLGWEFTIKTFLAVFGVSFLTEFIPIIFEFGEINPWFAAIFGGFLIGSGLLMLFRHKASLGGLNILSIYVQEYFQISAGKFQMVADTIIILAAFFVVDWKALAFSVLASVALNIILAINHKPGRYRGMS
- a CDS encoding co-chaperone GroES — protein: MIQEYLNSIEKFVVVGDRVLIKPRDMETHTRSGLVLPASVKEKEEIQSGYIVKTGPGYPIPNTDIEETWKGSTDTKYIGMQAIEGDLAIFLKKQAYEIEFENEKYLIVPHAAILLLIRDEQIT
- a CDS encoding SDR family oxidoreductase, coding for MNNKLCVITGANSGIGFETTKALAKKGAYIVMVCRNEDKAEEARQQIVDETSNPGIDIVLCDFAIQSEIRDAAEKIKADYDKVDVLINNHGFLASDREETVDGLEKTFAVNHIGYFLFTNLLLDHIKASDYARIISVASEAHRRGEFDPENLQLSEAYKPIKAYGNSKLFNILFTKELAHRLVDTHVTANCLHPGVIASNFANSASWIMKTLFTIGKPFMASSRKGAQTSIYLAASADVENVNGAYFKNKKAATPSKTARDADAARELWKMSEKLCGL